In Tepidisphaeraceae bacterium, the genomic window CCGTGGTCGAGCCGGATCGCCGTCGGCGTCGTGGTCCGGGCCCGAACAGCCGCCAGAACGTGGGCCGCCGCGCGGCGGCGGTTCACAGTTCGCATATGCAAGGCAGGGATGCTTCCATGAGCGATTCCTCGTTACCGGTCTTCGTCGGCATCGACGTGTCCAAGGCGACGCTCGACGTCCACGTTCGCGTCGCCGGCCCGTCACGCGCGACGACGGACGTGACCTTTTCCCGTCCCAATTCCGCCGAGGGCATCGCCGGGCTGTTGCGCCGGCTCAGGCCCCACCCGATCGGCTTGGTGGTCGTCGAGTCGACCGGCGGCTACGAGCGCCGGGTCGCCGTCGAACTGCTGACGGCGGGCGTCGCGGTGGCGGTCGTCAACCCGACGCGCGTCCGACGGTTCGCCCAGGCGATGGGCACGCTCGCCAAGACCGACCGCATCGACGCGCGCGTGCTCGCGGAGTTCGCCATGCGCCTGGAGCCGCGGCCCAGCGAGCGGCCCTCGCCGCAACAGGTGATGCTCGACGAGTTGCTGACCCGCCGACGCCAGCTGGTCGCCATGCGG contains:
- a CDS encoding transposase; this translates as MSDSSLPVFVGIDVSKATLDVHVRVAGPSRATTDVTFSRPNSAEGIAGLLRRLRPHPIGLVVVESTGGYERRVAVELLTAGVAVAVVNPTRVRRFAQAMGTLAKTDRIDARVLAEFAMRLEPRPSERPSPQQVMLDELLTRRRQLVAMR